One Actinomyces respiraculi DNA window includes the following coding sequences:
- a CDS encoding ion transporter, with amino-acid sequence MTSPAAPWRQRLDDWVHSPAVQNLVMAVILINSVTIGVETAVTHESLAHHVLAVIDRVALAIFVVEIAVKLVAIGPRRFFTRGWNVFDFLVVAVALVPGAGPLSVLRTLRVLRLLRVIKFMPSLRLVVEALLLSLPGISAIAVLMSMVFYVGAVMSTTMFGEAFPDWFGSIGASLYSLFQIMTLESWSMGIVRPVMEVYPWAWAFFVPFILVSAFTMLNLFVAVIVDTMSSVAAEKNAQATTAGQEETGVESQIAAAAQAAEEVVADGWHPGEPMSAQRGPAAETGAGVGAAALARVGADAETGAEAGATDASAAVLAEFRILREEIAALRASLA; translated from the coding sequence GTGACTAGCCCCGCAGCACCCTGGCGCCAGCGCCTGGATGACTGGGTCCACTCCCCCGCGGTCCAGAACCTCGTCATGGCGGTGATCCTCATCAACTCCGTAACCATCGGCGTTGAGACGGCGGTGACGCACGAGAGCCTGGCGCACCACGTGCTCGCAGTCATCGACCGGGTGGCCCTGGCGATCTTCGTTGTTGAGATCGCCGTCAAACTGGTGGCCATCGGGCCGCGGCGCTTCTTCACGCGCGGCTGGAATGTCTTCGACTTCCTCGTCGTGGCGGTCGCGCTTGTGCCCGGCGCCGGGCCGCTGTCGGTGCTGCGGACGCTGCGCGTGCTGCGACTGCTACGGGTTATCAAGTTCATGCCGAGCCTGCGCCTGGTTGTCGAGGCGCTGCTGCTGTCCCTGCCGGGCATCAGCGCCATCGCGGTGCTCATGTCTATGGTCTTCTACGTTGGCGCCGTCATGTCCACCACGATGTTCGGTGAGGCGTTCCCGGACTGGTTCGGCTCCATCGGGGCTTCGCTGTACTCCCTGTTCCAGATCATGACGCTGGAGAGCTGGTCCATGGGGATCGTGCGCCCGGTCATGGAGGTCTACCCGTGGGCCTGGGCGTTCTTCGTGCCCTTCATCCTGGTGTCGGCCTTCACCATGCTCAACCTGTTCGTCGCGGTCATCGTCGACACCATGAGCTCGGTGGCAGCCGAGAAGAACGCGCAGGCGACGACGGCGGGCCAGGAGGAGACCGGGGTTGAGAGCCAGATCGCGGCTGCGGCACAGGCCGCGGAGGAGGTCGTCGCCGACGGCTGGCACCCGGGCGAGCCGATGTCCGCCCAGCGGGGACCCGCTGCGGAGACCGGTGCCGGTGTGGGTGCCGCTGCCCTGGCGAGGGTTGGAGCCGACGCCGAGACGGGTGCCGAGGCCGGTGCAACCGACGCCAGCGCCGCCGTCCTCGCCGAGTTCCGCATCCTGCGCGAGGAGATCGCCGCACTGCGCGCCTCACTGGCATAG
- the purF gene encoding amidophosphoribosyltransferase encodes MSSGDTTQTTIPAPIPGDRAPLMNPGDLVEPSIREECGVFGVWAPGEDVSRLSYFGLFALQHRGQESAGIATTDGSKILVYKDLGLVSQVFNDQILTNLPGHIAVGHTRYATQGAATWENAQPMLGPVSGGSTLAVAHNGNLTNTRQLVDRIRATGGEDLRGELGRGSSTDTAVLASLMALVSERGFLEEWDDVEDLIATGIEPDVNLIATTPPLTVSQTARRVLPMLRGAFSLVFMDEHTLYAARDPHGVRPLVLGRLSSGWVVASETAALDIVGATFVREIEPGELLEIDADGVRSTHFAVPRRAGCVFEYVYLARPDTTIADRSIIAARNAMGAALAREHPVDADLVIATPESGTPAAIGYAQESGIPYGQGLVKNAYVGRTFIQPTQTLRQLGIRLKLNPVREVIEGKRLVVVDDSIVRGNTQRALVTMLREAGAAEVHVMISSPPVLWPCYYGIDFATRAELIATGMSVEGVRQSIGADSLGYLSVDGMVEATAQPREELCAACFTGQYPIAPPVEGVPVGALPVQRVPTAVRRRPATVGDDVVSSRAVTLPDLTNGSTATTSSLTATPPTDEGPHT; translated from the coding sequence GTGAGCTCCGGTGACACCACCCAGACCACCATCCCCGCGCCGATCCCCGGCGACCGCGCCCCCCTGATGAACCCCGGTGATCTCGTCGAGCCCTCCATCCGCGAGGAGTGCGGCGTCTTCGGCGTCTGGGCCCCGGGCGAGGACGTCTCCCGCCTGAGCTACTTCGGCCTGTTCGCCCTGCAGCACCGCGGCCAGGAGTCCGCGGGCATCGCCACGACGGACGGCTCCAAGATCCTCGTCTACAAGGACCTCGGCCTCGTCTCCCAGGTCTTCAATGACCAGATCCTCACCAACCTGCCCGGACACATCGCCGTCGGACACACCCGCTACGCCACCCAGGGCGCCGCCACCTGGGAGAACGCCCAGCCGATGCTCGGCCCCGTCTCCGGCGGCTCCACCCTCGCCGTCGCCCACAACGGCAACCTCACCAACACCCGTCAGCTCGTGGACCGCATCCGCGCCACAGGCGGCGAGGACCTGCGCGGTGAGCTCGGCCGCGGCTCCTCGACGGACACGGCCGTCCTCGCCTCCCTCATGGCCCTGGTCTCCGAGCGAGGCTTTCTCGAAGAATGGGACGACGTCGAGGACCTCATCGCCACCGGCATCGAGCCCGACGTCAACCTCATCGCCACCACACCGCCCCTGACCGTCTCGCAGACGGCGCGCCGCGTCCTGCCCATGCTGCGCGGCGCCTTCTCCCTCGTCTTCATGGACGAGCACACGCTCTACGCCGCCCGCGACCCGCACGGCGTGCGCCCCCTGGTCCTGGGACGCCTCAGCAGCGGCTGGGTGGTCGCCTCCGAAACCGCAGCCCTCGACATCGTCGGCGCCACCTTCGTGCGTGAGATCGAGCCCGGCGAGCTCCTCGAGATCGACGCCGACGGCGTGCGCTCGACCCACTTCGCCGTGCCGCGCCGCGCCGGCTGCGTCTTCGAGTACGTCTACCTCGCGCGCCCCGACACCACAATCGCCGACCGCTCGATCATCGCCGCCCGCAATGCCATGGGCGCCGCCCTGGCCCGCGAGCACCCGGTGGACGCCGACCTCGTCATCGCCACCCCCGAGTCCGGCACCCCCGCCGCCATCGGCTACGCGCAAGAGTCCGGCATCCCCTACGGCCAGGGCCTGGTCAAGAACGCCTACGTGGGTCGCACCTTCATCCAGCCGACCCAGACGCTGCGCCAGCTCGGCATCCGCCTCAAGCTCAACCCGGTGCGCGAGGTCATCGAGGGCAAGCGGCTCGTCGTCGTCGACGACTCCATCGTGCGCGGCAACACCCAGCGCGCCCTGGTCACGATGCTGCGCGAGGCCGGCGCCGCCGAGGTCCACGTCATGATCTCCTCCCCACCGGTGCTGTGGCCCTGCTACTACGGCATCGACTTCGCCACCCGCGCCGAGCTCATCGCCACCGGCATGAGCGTGGAGGGGGTGCGCCAGTCCATCGGCGCGGACTCCCTGGGCTACCTGTCCGTCGACGGCATGGTCGAGGCCACCGCACAGCCTCGGGAGGAGCTATGCGCCGCCTGCTTCACCGGGCAGTACCCCATCGCGCCGCCGGTCGAGGGCGTGCCCGTGGGCGCCCTGCCCGTCCAGCGGGTCCCCACCGCCGTGCGCAGGCGACCGGCCACGGTGGGTGACGACGTCGTCTCCTCCCGCGCCGTCACCCTCCCGGACCTCACCAACGGCTCCACGGCCACGACCAGCTCTCTCACCGCCACCCCACCCACCGACGAAGGACCGCACACGTGA
- a CDS encoding ABC transporter transmembrane domain-containing protein has translation MPVPPQPAHHPSGRRGRLLPVPDAPLPQPPTHSVGAFLRWLLRRALTPVLLATVAATTSNVIQAIVPGFLGAALDSGIETGLTPRLWAIGLGLLLLFGVYAIADTSSDYIRIHAWMRVAFDVDRLVARQVSTTGTDLGRQTSTGEVASIVASDAQYLANTIERLPGLIGASVSFVVVAVLMLNTSVRLGLIALIGMPLVAWIVTLVIKPLQKRQSYQREAQSQVTTITTDTVAGLRVLRGIGGEDVFARRYRDASQELRRRGVSVARTQSVLMSLQVLLPGLFVAVVVWVAARMAVTGQISAGELVTFYGYTAYLSWPLMEFSHAVQDYARARVGARRALRLLTVSPTAGSVTERLDLDPARGTAVTGPLVDQASGVRVTPGRMTALVAADPDISAALATRLGRFHDDGPVVTLANRPLTDMPLADVRASVVVSGATAQLFTGTLRQALDVRGDQAPQPVGVAALVAAEDERASSALDQDVRAPILRADGDDRLLAALEVADAHDVLSSLEHGLAGMVTEKGRSLSGGQRQRVALARALLTEAPTLVLIEPTSALDSHTESRVAHRVHEARRDRTTVVVTESPLVLEACDEVVLLDAEGRERVRSTHRDLLARARAGEADALAYRAVVARAAGEAPVTASAPEEVGR, from the coding sequence ATGCCCGTTCCACCGCAGCCCGCACACCACCCCTCCGGCAGGCGGGGACGTCTCCTCCCCGTGCCCGACGCCCCGCTGCCCCAGCCGCCCACCCATTCCGTCGGCGCCTTCCTGCGCTGGCTGCTCAGGCGCGCCCTTACGCCCGTGCTCCTGGCGACTGTCGCGGCGACGACGTCGAACGTCATCCAGGCCATCGTGCCCGGCTTCCTCGGCGCCGCCCTCGACTCCGGCATCGAGACCGGTCTGACGCCCCGCCTGTGGGCCATCGGCCTGGGCCTGCTGCTCCTGTTCGGCGTCTACGCCATCGCAGACACGAGCTCGGACTACATCCGCATCCACGCGTGGATGCGCGTGGCCTTCGACGTCGACCGGCTCGTCGCCCGGCAGGTCTCCACCACCGGCACGGACCTGGGCCGCCAAACCTCCACCGGCGAGGTCGCGTCCATCGTGGCCTCCGACGCCCAGTACCTGGCCAACACCATCGAACGACTGCCAGGACTCATCGGCGCAAGCGTGTCTTTCGTCGTCGTCGCCGTCCTCATGCTCAACACCTCCGTGCGCCTGGGGCTCATCGCCCTCATCGGCATGCCGCTGGTCGCCTGGATCGTCACCCTCGTCATCAAGCCCCTGCAGAAGCGCCAGTCCTACCAGCGCGAGGCCCAGTCCCAAGTGACAACCATCACGACGGACACGGTGGCGGGCCTGCGGGTCCTGCGCGGCATCGGCGGTGAGGACGTCTTCGCCCGCCGCTACCGGGACGCCTCCCAGGAACTGCGCCGCCGGGGCGTGTCCGTCGCCAGAACCCAGTCGGTGCTCATGAGCCTGCAGGTGCTGCTGCCCGGCCTGTTCGTCGCCGTCGTCGTGTGGGTGGCGGCCCGCATGGCCGTTACCGGCCAGATCAGCGCCGGCGAGCTCGTCACCTTCTACGGGTACACCGCCTACCTGTCCTGGCCGCTCATGGAGTTCTCCCACGCGGTGCAGGACTACGCGCGCGCCCGGGTGGGTGCCCGTCGCGCGCTGCGCCTGCTGACGGTCTCCCCCACGGCCGGCAGCGTCACCGAGCGCCTGGACCTGGACCCGGCGCGGGGCACCGCCGTCACGGGCCCGCTCGTGGACCAGGCCTCGGGGGTACGTGTCACGCCCGGGCGCATGACCGCGCTCGTCGCCGCCGACCCGGACATCAGCGCCGCCCTGGCGACTCGCCTGGGACGCTTCCACGACGACGGCCCCGTCGTCACCCTCGCCAACCGGCCCCTGACGGACATGCCGCTGGCGGACGTGCGCGCCAGCGTCGTCGTCAGCGGCGCCACCGCCCAACTCTTCACGGGCACGCTGCGCCAGGCCCTCGACGTGCGCGGCGATCAGGCGCCGCAGCCGGTCGGGGTGGCCGCCCTCGTCGCCGCCGAGGACGAGCGGGCCAGCTCCGCCCTCGACCAGGACGTGCGGGCCCCCATCCTGCGGGCCGACGGCGACGACCGCCTTCTCGCTGCCCTCGAGGTGGCCGACGCCCACGACGTCCTGTCCTCGCTCGAGCACGGCCTGGCGGGAATGGTGACCGAGAAGGGCCGTTCCCTGTCCGGCGGGCAGCGCCAGCGCGTGGCGCTCGCCCGCGCCCTGCTCACCGAGGCCCCCACCCTCGTGCTCATTGAACCGACCAGTGCCCTGGACTCCCACACCGAGTCGCGCGTCGCCCACCGTGTCCACGAGGCGCGACGTGATCGCACCACCGTCGTCGTCACGGAATCTCCGCTGGTACTGGAGGCCTGTGACGAGGTGGTGCTGCTCGACGCCGAGGGCCGCGAGCGTGTGCGCTCCACACACCGGGACCTGCTCGCCCGGGCCCGGGCGGGTGAGGCCGACGCCCTCGCCTACCGGGCCGTCGTCGCCCGTGCCGCCGGTGAGGCGCCCGTGACGGCGTCAGCCCCCGAGGAGGTGGGACGCTGA
- the purM gene encoding phosphoribosylformylglycinamidine cyclo-ligase: MSTAPTRPAITYASAGVDTAAGDRAVELMKASVAATMTPAVVGGVGGFAGMVDVSELREYRRPLLATSTDGVGTKVAIAQAMDVHDTIGQDLVGMVVDDIAVTGARPLLMTDYIACGHVVPERIADIVRGVAQACAQVRTPLLGGETAEHPGLMGPEEYDVAGAATGVVEADRMLGAERVRTGDVLVALAASGLHSNGYSLVRRVVEHAGWALDRHVPELGRRLGEELLEPTRLYSALCLDLVEAIDPADADPAALRVRAFSHVTGGGLAANLARVLPAGLVGDVDRGSWTVPAVVDLVRTLGSVPWEDLESTLNLGVGMVAVVAPEAVDEVLRLSEAAGVPAWVLGSVHSGEGHVSRGRVVAGTKGVDGGAVDIHGSYRTA, encoded by the coding sequence GTGAGCACCGCACCCACCCGGCCCGCCATCACTTACGCCTCCGCGGGCGTGGACACCGCGGCGGGCGACCGCGCCGTCGAACTCATGAAGGCCTCGGTGGCCGCGACCATGACCCCGGCCGTCGTCGGCGGTGTGGGCGGCTTCGCCGGCATGGTTGACGTCTCCGAGCTGCGCGAGTACCGCCGTCCGCTTCTGGCGACCTCTACCGACGGCGTGGGCACGAAGGTCGCCATCGCCCAGGCCATGGACGTGCACGACACCATCGGCCAGGACCTCGTTGGCATGGTCGTTGACGACATCGCCGTCACGGGCGCCCGCCCGCTGCTCATGACGGACTACATCGCCTGCGGGCACGTCGTGCCCGAGCGGATCGCTGACATCGTGCGCGGTGTGGCCCAGGCCTGCGCCCAGGTGCGCACCCCGCTGCTGGGTGGGGAGACCGCCGAGCACCCCGGCCTCATGGGACCGGAGGAGTACGACGTCGCGGGCGCCGCCACGGGCGTGGTTGAGGCCGACCGGATGCTCGGGGCCGAGCGTGTGCGCACCGGCGACGTGCTGGTGGCGCTGGCGGCCTCCGGCCTGCACTCCAACGGCTACTCGCTGGTGCGCCGCGTCGTCGAACATGCCGGATGGGCCCTGGACCGCCACGTGCCCGAGCTCGGACGCAGGCTCGGCGAGGAGCTGCTGGAGCCCACCCGCCTGTACTCCGCCCTGTGCCTCGACCTCGTGGAGGCCATCGACCCGGCCGACGCCGACCCCGCGGCACTGCGCGTGCGCGCCTTCAGCCATGTCACCGGGGGAGGCCTGGCCGCCAATCTTGCCCGTGTCCTGCCCGCCGGGCTGGTGGGCGATGTGGACCGCGGCTCCTGGACGGTCCCGGCCGTCGTCGACCTCGTGCGCACGCTCGGCTCCGTGCCGTGGGAGGACCTGGAGTCCACGCTCAACCTGGGCGTGGGCATGGTCGCGGTGGTGGCCCCCGAGGCGGTGGACGAGGTCCTGCGTCTGTCGGAGGCTGCGGGCGTGCCGGCCTGGGTGCTCGGCTCGGTGCACAGCGGCGAGGGTCATGTCTCCCGCGGGCGCGTGGTGGCGGGTACGAAGGGGGTCGACGGCGGCGCCGTCGACATCCACGGCAGCTACCGCACCGCCTGA
- a CDS encoding ABC transporter ATP-binding protein produces the protein MALPLAPGKVAMRKTLAIMASYRWRFWWVLLLQVTAVLATLVAPQLLGRLVTRASQGTATIDYVDKIVLTIILVTIVGAVINRYAQMYARTLGEAVFADLRERMMNRVVHLPLSAVESAGTGDLVGRTTNDVSRIEFLVRVGIPQIMVCTVTIIFTIVAAAVSNPLLALGLLVVGPPVYLMMSWYLPLSVPAYRATSSAYARLNGAVSETVEQAQTVDALGIGTLREKTVLTHVTEAWSLERFTAGLRLRLLLVLDVAWRAPVVVILLWGAFLAGHGVVSLGAITTVALYAMELRKPIGQLTFWIDEVQVGQASLSRILGVEEVPADRTPTGAVPQDTRIVLRDVCFSYREGIEVLHDVSLELRPGERLAVVGPSGSGKSTLGRMLAGIHPPSSGSVTVGGVALTDLPEEELRRHVALVTQEHHVFVGTIADNVRLGRPDADDATVRGAIEAIGASTWVNELDDGMDTMVGSGHLALTPAQAQEVALARLVLLDPHTLILDEATSLLDPHAARTLERTLSTALAGRTVIEVAHRLYTAQDADRVAVVMDGRVVELGTHEELVALGGEYASLWEAWSQE, from the coding sequence ATGGCACTGCCCCTCGCCCCCGGCAAGGTCGCGATGCGCAAGACCCTCGCGATCATGGCCTCCTACCGCTGGCGCTTCTGGTGGGTCCTGCTGCTCCAGGTGACGGCCGTGCTGGCCACCCTGGTCGCCCCGCAGCTGCTCGGTCGGCTCGTCACCCGCGCCTCACAGGGCACCGCGACCATCGACTATGTGGACAAGATCGTGCTCACGATCATTCTCGTGACCATCGTCGGCGCGGTCATCAACAGGTACGCGCAGATGTACGCGCGCACGCTCGGCGAGGCCGTCTTCGCGGACCTGCGCGAGCGGATGATGAACCGCGTCGTCCACCTGCCGCTCAGCGCCGTCGAATCCGCCGGCACCGGGGACCTCGTGGGCCGCACCACCAATGACGTCTCCCGCATCGAGTTCCTCGTGCGCGTCGGCATCCCCCAGATCATGGTGTGCACGGTGACGATCATCTTCACGATCGTCGCTGCCGCCGTGAGCAACCCACTGCTGGCGCTGGGACTGCTCGTCGTCGGACCTCCCGTGTACCTCATGATGAGCTGGTACCTGCCCCTGTCGGTGCCCGCCTACCGGGCGACCTCCTCCGCCTACGCCCGCCTGAACGGAGCGGTCTCCGAGACGGTCGAGCAGGCGCAGACTGTTGACGCCCTGGGTATCGGCACACTGCGTGAAAAGACGGTCCTCACCCACGTGACGGAGGCGTGGAGCCTGGAGCGGTTCACCGCGGGCCTGCGGCTGCGGCTACTGCTCGTGCTCGACGTTGCCTGGCGTGCGCCCGTCGTCGTCATCCTCCTGTGGGGCGCCTTCCTCGCCGGCCACGGCGTGGTCTCGCTCGGGGCGATCACGACGGTGGCCCTGTACGCGATGGAGCTACGCAAGCCCATCGGCCAACTCACGTTCTGGATCGATGAGGTGCAGGTGGGCCAGGCCTCCCTGTCGCGCATCCTCGGCGTCGAGGAGGTCCCGGCGGACCGCACCCCCACCGGGGCGGTCCCGCAGGACACGCGCATCGTGCTGCGCGACGTGTGCTTCTCCTACCGCGAGGGCATCGAGGTGCTGCACGATGTGAGCCTGGAGCTGCGTCCCGGGGAGCGGCTGGCCGTCGTCGGCCCCTCCGGTTCGGGCAAGTCCACGCTGGGACGGATGCTCGCGGGGATTCACCCGCCGAGCTCCGGGTCGGTCACGGTGGGCGGGGTGGCGCTGACGGACCTGCCGGAGGAGGAGCTGCGCCGTCACGTCGCACTCGTCACCCAGGAACACCACGTCTTCGTCGGCACCATCGCCGACAACGTCCGCCTGGGCCGGCCGGATGCCGATGACGCCACCGTGCGCGGCGCCATCGAGGCGATCGGCGCCAGCACCTGGGTGAACGAGCTCGACGACGGCATGGACACGATGGTCGGCTCCGGGCACCTCGCACTCACCCCGGCGCAGGCACAGGAGGTGGCGCTCGCACGCCTGGTCCTGCTGGACCCGCACACGCTCATCCTCGATGAGGCCACGAGCCTGCTCGACCCGCACGCGGCCCGCACGCTCGAGCGGACCTTGTCGACGGCGCTGGCCGGGCGCACGGTCATTGAGGTGGCGCACCGGCTGTACACGGCGCAGGACGCGGACCGGGTCGCCGTCGTCATGGACGGACGGGTGGTCGAGCTCGGCACGCACGAGGAGCTCGTGGCGCTGGGCGGCGAGTACGCCAGCCTGTGGGAGGCCTGGAGCCAGGAGTAG
- a CDS encoding DUF3618 domain-containing protein — MSEVQPSTPEEIEARLQATRTQLAASVDALVERVSPQAQARAAGEHLGTRLAQERDRLVDRVSEMRRRTVETVERARAGDKEALRTVAVIAGGAVAVTAALGSLRRRGPHH; from the coding sequence ATGAGCGAGGTGCAGCCCTCCACCCCGGAGGAGATCGAGGCCCGTCTGCAAGCCACGCGCACCCAGCTCGCAGCCAGTGTCGACGCCCTGGTGGAGCGCGTCTCGCCTCAGGCTCAGGCCCGTGCGGCGGGCGAGCACCTGGGCACACGCCTGGCTCAGGAGCGCGACAGGCTTGTGGACCGGGTCAGCGAGATGCGCCGTCGCACTGTGGAGACGGTCGAACGGGCCCGAGCTGGCGACAAGGAAGCGCTGCGCACGGTCGCGGTAATTGCGGGAGGAGCGGTCGCCGTAACGGCGGCTCTCGGCTCGCTGCGGCGCCGAGGTCCTCATCACTGA
- a CDS encoding DUF3618 domain-containing protein gives MSTSDYGTTAPQGTGSGGPSAAEIAARARARRAAKAALSPEGIEADLADRRARLASDLAILGAHLAPEALKTRAASSAREAVTQARVGFTSALFPARAGATRQSENTGVGYGSAPLAPPPSILDRVNRLLDDARDGDPASLGIVTGASLILAGVSVFAALKALRR, from the coding sequence GTGAGCACCAGTGACTACGGCACCACCGCCCCCCAGGGAACGGGTTCCGGGGGCCCCTCCGCCGCCGAGATCGCGGCCAGGGCCCGTGCCCGGCGGGCCGCCAAGGCCGCACTCAGCCCCGAGGGGATCGAGGCTGATCTCGCCGACCGCCGCGCCCGCCTCGCCTCGGACCTCGCCATCCTGGGCGCCCACCTGGCCCCGGAGGCGCTCAAGACGCGGGCGGCCTCCTCGGCGCGCGAAGCCGTCACCCAGGCACGGGTCGGCTTCACCTCGGCCCTCTTTCCCGCCCGGGCCGGCGCAACCAGGCAGTCGGAGAACACCGGCGTCGGCTACGGCTCCGCGCCGCTCGCCCCGCCCCCGAGCATCCTGGACCGCGTCAACCGTCTGCTCGACGACGCTCGCGACGGCGACCCGGCCTCGCTGGGGATCGTCACCGGCGCGAGCCTGATCCTCGCGGGCGTGAGCGTGTTCGCCGCTCTCAAGGCGCTGCGCCGATGA
- a CDS encoding RNB domain-containing ribonuclease yields the protein MPRARISTYTAPPAAVVSALDDLRAAHDVPAVFPQDALREARAAAAAWDDDGAERFLRDGHGDGVPVRDARDLPLVTIDPPGSMDLDQAVLLEHPAGGGYRVTYAIASLATFITPGGALDAELRRRGETVYAPDRSTPLHPEELSHGAASLLPDVDRPACLWTIDLDDDGAVTSAHVERALVRSHARLTYAEVQAAIDGQGTLPAAVPAGLPGLLREVGTLRQRQEAARGGVSLSTPEQEVTRTDEPGADGYRLAYRAALPVEEWNAQVSLLTGMCAARLMVEAGAGVLRTMPPAEARDYRRLRRIARALGVDWPETLTYPGLVRSLDASVPAHAAFMDQAAGLFRGAGYLVFGPGCGPAPSADGEAVHAAIASRYAHVTAPLRRLVDRYGEEACVAACAGAPVPAWVLEALPGLPDVMAETGRRSRAVERGAVSAIEALVLDGHVGEVFDGVLLSERDGRGEVMLAEPAVVGVVHADEASAGGAHGRALPVGEPVRVRLEEVDVAAGRIAFALVP from the coding sequence ATGCCCCGCGCACGCATCAGCACATACACCGCTCCGCCCGCCGCCGTCGTCTCCGCCCTCGACGACCTGCGCGCGGCCCATGACGTGCCCGCCGTCTTCCCCCAGGACGCCCTGAGGGAGGCGCGCGCCGCCGCAGCCGCCTGGGACGACGACGGCGCCGAACGCTTCCTGCGCGACGGGCACGGCGACGGTGTCCCGGTGCGCGACGCCCGCGACCTGCCCCTGGTCACCATCGACCCGCCCGGCTCCATGGACCTCGACCAGGCCGTCCTCCTCGAGCACCCCGCCGGCGGTGGCTACCGGGTCACCTACGCCATCGCCTCCTTGGCCACCTTCATCACTCCCGGTGGCGCCCTCGACGCCGAGCTGCGCCGACGCGGCGAGACCGTCTACGCCCCCGACCGCTCCACCCCGCTGCACCCCGAGGAGCTCTCCCACGGCGCCGCCTCCCTCCTGCCGGACGTCGACCGCCCCGCCTGCCTGTGGACCATCGACCTCGACGACGACGGCGCCGTCACGAGCGCACACGTCGAGCGTGCGCTCGTGCGCTCGCACGCCCGCCTCACCTACGCCGAGGTCCAGGCCGCCATCGACGGCCAGGGGACCCTGCCGGCCGCCGTCCCCGCGGGCCTGCCCGGGCTCCTGCGCGAGGTCGGCACCCTGCGCCAACGCCAGGAGGCCGCGCGCGGCGGCGTCTCCCTGTCCACGCCCGAGCAGGAGGTCACCCGTACGGACGAACCCGGTGCCGACGGCTACCGCCTCGCCTACCGCGCCGCCCTGCCCGTCGAGGAGTGGAACGCCCAGGTCTCCCTCCTCACCGGCATGTGCGCCGCCCGCCTCATGGTCGAGGCCGGCGCCGGCGTCCTGCGCACGATGCCGCCCGCCGAGGCCCGCGACTACCGGCGCCTACGCCGCATCGCCCGGGCCCTCGGTGTCGACTGGCCCGAGACCCTCACCTACCCCGGGCTCGTGCGCTCCCTCGACGCCTCCGTGCCCGCCCACGCCGCCTTCATGGACCAGGCCGCCGGCCTGTTCCGCGGTGCCGGCTACCTTGTCTTCGGCCCCGGCTGCGGGCCCGCGCCCTCAGCGGATGGTGAGGCCGTCCACGCGGCGATCGCCTCGCGCTACGCGCACGTGACCGCACCGCTGCGCCGCCTCGTCGACCGCTACGGCGAGGAGGCGTGCGTGGCCGCCTGTGCCGGCGCCCCGGTACCCGCCTGGGTGCTGGAGGCCCTGCCCGGCCTGCCCGACGTCATGGCCGAGACCGGTCGGCGCTCGCGGGCGGTCGAGCGCGGGGCGGTCTCCGCGATCGAGGCGCTCGTGCTGGACGGGCACGTGGGCGAGGTCTTCGACGGCGTGCTGCTGTCCGAGCGCGACGGACGCGGCGAGGTCATGCTCGCCGAGCCGGCCGTCGTCGGCGTCGTGCACGCCGACGAGGCGTCCGCCGGCGGGGCGCACGGGCGCGCTCTGCCTGTCGGCGAGCCGGTACGCGTGCGCCTGGAGGAGGTCGACGTCGCCGCCGGGCGGATCGCCTTCGCGCTGGTGCCCTGA
- a CDS encoding DUF3073 domain-containing protein: protein MGRGRQKAKATKVARKLKYFSPETDYAALERELVSASSGAEADDEIDYEELASKYNVDDDEWDDSEEK, encoded by the coding sequence ATGGGGCGCGGCCGTCAGAAGGCCAAGGCGACGAAGGTCGCCCGCAAGCTCAAGTACTTCAGCCCGGAGACCGATTACGCGGCTCTCGAGCGCGAGCTCGTCAGCGCGTCCAGCGGTGCCGAGGCTGACGACGAGATCGACTACGAGGAGCTGGCCTCCAAGTACAACGTGGACGACGACGAGTGGGACGACTCCGAGGAGAAGTGA
- a CDS encoding phage holin family protein produces the protein MTQHQPPSGAPGSQPSLGELVARISENVTGLVKGEIELAKAKGKRMAVSLGLGAGLLAAAGVLALYALGMLLSAAAWGIAEALSPWAGHLIVAVLLLVIVAVLALVGVNRLKAAQKDVPAPQEGLKADVAVAKAALQDGLERGSAK, from the coding sequence ATGACCCAGCACCAGCCGCCCTCGGGCGCTCCCGGTTCCCAACCCTCGCTCGGCGAGCTCGTCGCCCGGATCTCTGAGAACGTCACCGGTCTCGTCAAGGGCGAGATCGAGCTCGCCAAGGCCAAGGGCAAGCGCATGGCCGTCTCGCTCGGCCTCGGCGCCGGCCTGCTCGCCGCCGCCGGCGTGCTCGCCCTGTACGCCCTCGGGATGCTTCTGAGCGCGGCCGCCTGGGGCATCGCCGAGGCGCTGTCCCCCTGGGCCGGCCACCTCATCGTCGCCGTGCTGCTGCTCGTGATCGTGGCCGTGCTCGCCCTCGTGGGCGTCAACCGTCTCAAGGCCGCCCAGAAGGATGTCCCCGCACCGCAGGAGGGCCTCAAGGCCGACGTCGCCGTCGCCAAGGCCGCCCTGCAGGATGGCCTGGAGAGGGGCAGCGCGAAGTGA